A single region of the Deinococcus sp. KNUC1210 genome encodes:
- a CDS encoding MarR family winged helix-turn-helix transcriptional regulator yields the protein MKRELGPMLLREHGLEFKDFLALQAIEEGSNYPGQLCQRLTLTPSNGSRLIDALVEGTLIERRLDDQDARRVQLILTTKGEQVLAATYSTLLDLFRRSLSELSDTQISDFTRTLALLSRAFASTIPAHEDTRP from the coding sequence ATGAAGCGGGAGCTCGGCCCGATGTTGCTGCGTGAACACGGCCTGGAATTCAAGGACTTTCTGGCGCTCCAGGCCATCGAAGAAGGCAGCAATTATCCCGGACAGCTCTGCCAGCGCCTGACCCTGACGCCCAGCAACGGCTCGCGGCTCATCGACGCACTGGTCGAAGGCACCCTCATCGAACGCCGCCTCGACGATCAAGACGCCCGCCGCGTGCAGCTGATCCTGACGACCAAGGGCGAACAAGTTCTGGCCGCCACCTATAGCACGCTGCTCGACCTGTTCAGGCGCAGTCTCAGTGAACTTTCGGATACACAGATCTCCGATTTTACCCGGACGCTCGCCCTGCTCAGCCGAGCTTTTGCCTCGACCATTCCCGCTCATGAGGACACCCGACCATGA
- a CDS encoding EAL domain-containing protein: MMNVKRKGKNGVKHYQSSEEALIQHRQLLSRDLARAISKKQLSVVYQPIYDTMTRKVSKVEALLRWDHPLYGSVSPVEFVGIAETTGSIYHIGLWVIKRALSDLMNCPDIKICINVSVVQLENSSFLSDIKYLMTNYQVTPGRLEFEITETLEMYRNEKIPRVLDGLDQLGISTYIDDFGTGYSNFVQLLHMNVHGVKIDKSLIDMLNNRSSTEIYMVKSIIEICISLGFVIIAEGIEHSQQFELLRAWKCHFSQGYFLSKPQPPEMFIRNYLSVGEAKSA; the protein is encoded by the coding sequence ATGATGAACGTTAAACGCAAAGGTAAAAACGGAGTCAAGCACTATCAGTCCTCCGAGGAAGCGCTCATCCAACATCGGCAACTGCTTTCCAGAGATCTGGCGAGGGCAATCAGTAAAAAACAGCTCTCTGTCGTCTATCAGCCTATCTACGACACGATGACGCGCAAGGTGTCAAAGGTTGAAGCACTTCTGAGATGGGATCACCCGCTCTATGGCTCGGTGTCGCCCGTTGAGTTTGTTGGCATCGCTGAAACTACGGGGAGTATTTATCATATAGGATTGTGGGTGATCAAGCGTGCTCTGTCAGATCTGATGAACTGTCCGGATATAAAAATATGTATCAACGTTTCAGTTGTTCAGCTTGAAAATAGCTCGTTTCTATCGGATATAAAATACCTCATGACCAATTACCAGGTCACTCCGGGACGATTGGAATTTGAAATCACCGAGACTCTGGAAATGTACCGGAACGAGAAAATCCCGCGTGTGCTCGACGGTCTCGATCAGCTGGGAATCTCTACCTATATTGATGATTTTGGTACCGGATACTCTAATTTCGTCCAGCTACTCCATATGAATGTTCATGGCGTAAAAATCGACAAATCGCTGATCGATATGTTGAACAACAGAAGCTCAACTGAAATCTACATGGTGAAGTCGATCATCGAGATCTGCATCTCTCTTGGTTTCGTTATTATTGCCGAGGGGATTGAGCATTCTCAGCAGTTTGAACTGTTGAGAGCGTGGAAATGCCATTTTTCTCAGGGCTATTTCCTCTCAAAACCTCAGCCGCCTGAAATGTTTATCAGGAACTATCTGAGCGTTGGTGAAGCGAAAAGTGCCTAG
- a CDS encoding GGDEF domain-containing protein, translated as MVNALSASVILDVLVIPNLAIQSYTAFLLCSCLVLASIYLAAGQLVNVWKDKLGGRKKSAVRSRDVFVDAMTGLPNRVASEKYFALHVDQTHQSAAIIVLDIDNFRTINDTLGYSKGDDVLKRFAQYLKNKCGSAMHVARLSGDEFIIIASGLDDLKAFKLVSDISDYIKSKDSSITVFDGEKKENTSI; from the coding sequence ATGGTAAATGCATTGTCGGCGTCAGTCATCCTTGATGTACTCGTGATTCCCAATCTGGCGATTCAGAGCTATACAGCCTTTCTCCTCTGTAGTTGCCTGGTTCTTGCTTCGATCTATCTGGCTGCCGGGCAACTCGTCAACGTGTGGAAAGATAAACTTGGAGGCAGAAAAAAGAGCGCCGTGCGAAGCAGGGACGTCTTTGTTGATGCCATGACTGGTCTGCCAAACAGAGTGGCCTCCGAAAAATACTTTGCCCTTCATGTCGACCAAACACATCAAAGTGCTGCTATCATCGTCTTGGATATAGATAACTTCAGAACAATCAACGATACTCTGGGATATTCAAAGGGTGACGACGTTCTAAAACGTTTTGCGCAATATTTAAAGAATAAATGCGGTTCTGCAATGCACGTTGCGCGGCTGAGTGGCGACGAATTTATTATTATTGCCAGTGGCCTCGATGACCTAAAAGCATTTAAACTCGTTTCAGATATCTCCGATTACATAAAATCCAAGGACAGCTCTATCACTGTTTTTGACGGAGAAAAGAAAGAGAATACGTCAATCTGA